GCCGCCTATGACCCCACGGATCAGTCCCCGGGGTGGGCCATCGCGTCGATGGCGACCGCCGCCGCCAGGACGGTGGCAGGGTCGGCATCCGGCCCGACGTCGAGGCCGTAGGTGTCCCGGACGCGGAACCACTTCTTCGACACCTCGGCCACTTTGTAGCCGTCCCGCTCGATCGTGTACTCGTGGTCGAGGATGTTGCCGACCACGCGCAGGTCCTCGCCGTCCTCCTGCTTGATCCGCCACCGGTCGCGCAGCGGTCCGATGACGGCCTTCTTGACGATCGCCACGCGCCGGCCGTCGGCGTCCTCGATCGCCATCGAGTCCTTGATCCGCAGCGGCCGACTCTGCACTGTGGCGACGCGCCGCCCGTCGCGGTCCTCGATGTGGTACGTCCGGCGTGCCCGCAGTGCCTTGCCGTTGACCTTGTACTGATGGTCGCCGGCCTCGTCGTCGATCCAGTAATCGTCGCCGATGGAGATCATCTTCTGCCGCATCCGAAAGCGGGTCACGCCTTCGCCGTGGTCGAACGCACGATTGGCGTGACGGCGGTCCTTGCGCTCCTGGAACATCACGCGTCCTTCCCGCCGTCTGTCGAGGGATCGGACCGGGCTCCGTGACGGCAGTCCCACCTTTCCTATCCCGCTCTCGGCAGACCCGCACCTTTTGGGAGGCGCCTCGGACTGACAGGCGCCTCAGGTGAGCTGCCCTGAGTTTTGCAGCGGCCGGTTTTTGTGGTTTCAGGCGGAGTTGGTTGTCGCCTGGGATCGGTGGTGCTGGGCCTCGAATTCTTCGGGTGGGAGGTAGTCGAGGGCGGAGCGCAGGCGTTCGGTGTTGTACCAGCCGACACACTGAACGGCTGCGCGTTCGACCTGGTCAGCGTCGCGCCATGGGCCGTGGTGCTCGATCGATTCGGCTTCGAGGGAGCCGTTGAGGGCCTCTGCCATCGCGTTGTCATAGCTGTCGGCGACGGAGCCGACGGACGCGGTCGCGCCGGCCTCGTCCCACAGCGAGGAGGGGCGGGCGGAGCCGAGGAGCGAAGGACGGGTCGGCGCTGCGCGGGATCGCACCGGGCCTCCCGCTCACCCGGCGGCCTGGCTCTCCCTCTCTGTTCGCGTCGCATGCTGCGCGAGCAGGTACGGGGTTACCCGCCGGCCCCGGCCATCCGGCGCTGCAGTTCCGCGTGGCGGAACTGGTAGACCGCCCCGACCTGGCGCAGGACCCCTCGGTGTTCATGAGCGTCGGCCAGGAATTGCATGAGCCGCCAGGGCAGCCGTCCGCGCAGAGCCAACCAGTAGTGCGCGAGGCGGAACGTCCCACCCGCTGCCTGGGTGAAGGCGATCGCGAGTCCCGAGATGACGCCCATGGCGGCACCGGGAGCAAGACCGGCGGTGAGCAGTACGGCCGGATCGGTGGCGAGCTGCAGTTCGGTGGTGACAGCCAGGCCGGTCACCAGATCGACGACGGTCCCGACGGCGAGCGCCATGCCGAGGAAGATCAACGCGAAGGTGCGGACGTCGCGACGCAATACCGCGTTGGGGTCTCCCGCCGCAGTCAGGTCCGTAGGAACTCCGGTGAGCCCGGCGATGAGAGTGCCGACGACTCCGGTGACGAGGCCGACCATGCCCCCGGCAGCGAGCCCCGCGACGAGTCCAGCCGCCAGGGCGAGCGCGCACCCCACCGCGAGACCCCCGGCCGCGCCGACAGGCGACCAGTGCAACCTCTGCGCCGGCTCGCTCCGCCCCGTGAGCCAGGCCGTGAGCCCGGCCGCCAGGCCGATGCCCACGCCGTTGATGATCCCGGACGGAAGGCCAGGACCGATACCGGACATGAGACCAGCTGTGGCCCCGCCAACGGTTCCACCGACAAGGCCGCCTTTCGGGCCGCTGGCGGGCCCGACGGCCAGCCCCACGCCCAGTCCGGCCGCGATGCCTCCCGCCGGGCCGACGGCGAACCCGATGTCCAGAAAGCTCGCCAGCCCTGACAACAGACCGCCCAGGAGCCCTCCGGCCAGGCCACCGGCCAGTCCGCTCAGGGCGCCCCGGCCAGACCCGCTGACCCGTCGGACCGGCAGCGCGACCAGGAATCCCAGGAGAATGCCACTTCCCAGACCAGCACCGAAGCCGATGCCGATGTTCGCTCCGAAGCCGGCGACAAGCGCACCGACAAGGCCACTCGTAGCCCCCATCAGAAGGCCGACGAGAGACCTCGGGGCGGAGTGCCGCAGGTGCCACCACGCAAAGTCGGTGGTTCCCTGCAGCCGCGATTCCAGATGGGCGCCGAGGAAGGCCAGCCAGCGTTGAGCGTCCGCGGCCTGCCAGCGGGGACGCTTCCGGGGATCCGGGTGGGGCCGGTAGGCCGCCGGAATAAAGGCGTCGAAAAGGTACTGCTGGATGCTGCTCACCGTGGGGAAGCGCGTCATGTCGCACAGTTCGGCAGGGTTCGGGAGGGAGCCGGTCTGTTCGCCGGGTCGGGGGTTGTAGAGGGTGCGGGCCAAGAAGAGCATGAGCGGCGTGCTGAGAGCCTGGGCGAGGGCGGTGTCGTCATTGCTGAGGTGGCTTATCACGGGTGCCCAGCGTGCGGCCGCGGCCGTGCCCGAACCGCCCGAATCACGCAGCAGGTACTCGTCCGTCACCTCGTGGTCTACCGGCTGAAGTGCCACCCCCGCTACCCCGGACAACTTCGATGGGACGGACGTGGTGGGGGCCAGCGCCTCCCGGAACTCGTGTTCCCTGCTGGACAGGACGATCCTCCCACCCGGTGACAGAGCGGCGTTGACCTGGCTGAGCGCCGCCGGGCGTACGGCTGCGGGAATCTCGTCGAGCCCGTCCAGGACGGGAAGCAGCAGACGGTGCGTGATCAGCGCCTGTGCCCAGTTCATACGTTCCAGGAAGCCGTGGCCCGGTGCTCGCAGGGCTGGGTAGTCCTGGAGGAGTTGCTCACACATCCAACTCTCCAAGTCCTGCTCGGACGGATTCCATGTGGAGAGGGAAAAGAGGATCGGCACAGCACCCCCGAGCGGTCGCCGCTCCAGCAGCGACAGAACCAGGCGAACCAGCAGGATGGTCTTGCCGGAGCCTGGTGCGCCGAGCACGACCAACCGACCGGTAGGGACGCTTTCCAGTACGTTGTCGATGGCGCCGTCGGTGCCCGCAAGTGCATGGGGGTCCGATGCCCAGGCGCCTGGGTCGCTGTGCAGCCCGCTGGGCCATGCAGCGGCTGCCGACGTGATGTGTCGCCACTCCTCCACCAGCTCCCCGGCCGCCGGCTTCCAGGACACTGCCAACGGGTAGGGATCGTTGAGCCGCCGCACGCGTGTCTCGGCTTCCCACTGACGGCGGACGGCGACAGCCAGCTCGTCGGCGATCTGTTCCAGTCCCCTACCCGTGGCGGCTTCGACGCGGTCGGCGCGGAATGCCGCCCAGGCCAGGTAGGTACCGGCAAGCGTCGGAAGAAGACCCGCGGCCGCCGACGCCACTCCCGACCCGGTCACGCGGGCGATCGCCAGCGCCCCACAGACACCTGCCAGGAACAGCCCGAGAACGATCGCACCCGTACGTCGTGTCGGCACCTCGAGACTCCCCTCACCATGGCCGCGAAGAGCCACCGCCAAGTTCGTGATCAGCTACGAGTTTGGGCCCGACGTACACGAGTCGGAAGGTGTTGCTCGGGAATCAGCCGGAAGTGACCCGTCCCTGGGAGAAGCGTGCGTGCGAGCAGGGTCAGGACTTCCTGCCATTACCGCGCGCGGGACGTAGAAACAAGCCATCGCGGCCCGCACCAGGGTCCCCGTCGGCGGTCGTGGCCCGCAGTGGCGGGGAGAGCGTGTTCGCTTCCCGTGGGTGTTGCCCAACGGGCTCCTTCGGCGGTCAGAGGGCGGCGCGGGTCGGCAAGCGCATCTGCTGCGAGGCCACTACTGGCGATTGATCCATGCCGCAGGTAGCCCACGATCGGCACATGCCCCCGGGAACCGCGTCACCGGGCCGGGATCGGTTGGGTGAGGTTCACCGGGTTGCCGTCGGGGTCCTTGATGTGGGCGACGCGCTGTCCCCACGGCATGTCCTTGGGGCCTCCCCCGACCGAGCCGCCGAGCGCCTCCACCCGGGCGAGCGTCTCGTCGACGTCGTCGACACCGATGCTGAGCAGGATCCGCGGCGCCGCCCCGGCCCCCGGGTCCGCCTTGGTCACCAGCCCGAGGTCGGTGTCGCCGATGCGCAGGCCGCGGTAGAAGGCCGGGCCTTCCTCCGGTACCCGGAAGATCTCCACGGCGCCGAACAACTTCGTATAGAAGCCGAGTAGAACGTCCTGGTCGGCAGTCAGGATCACGGGCTGGATGGTGGACATGGCACTCCTGTCGGGAACGGTTGTGTCTTGGGTAGACCGTTCGAGAACGGTCAACTCATCGGCAAAACCACCGCGCCGGACGACCTGCAACACAGGCTGCCGCCGCCCACGACGAGCACGAGTACCCCGGAACGAGGTCACGCCACCCTGCTGACCTGCCACATCAGGATGGCGGAGCTTCTTTGTATCGAGAAGCCGTCGCTGTTCATGGTGGCGATTACGCGGACGGACTTCCTGGTGCCGGTCTCGCTGGGTGCGGGGCAGGGGCCAGGGACCGTCCAACGGCTGGCTGAGGTTCGAGGAATTCAAGTGCTCGCGGGACGAACAGGTCGTGGTTCTGGAAGATCGCGCCGTGTCCGGCGTCGGGGTAGAGGGGGACGAGTTCGCCTCGGGGCAGCCGGGCAGCCAGGTCGATGGTCGTCCGTGCGCTCCTTCAGCCGCGCCAGGAACTCGCGCGCCGCCCGTCGGCCACCCTCGGTCCGGGTGAAGAAGAGGTAGTGCTTCGGGTCCTTGCGCCGCAGGGTCGCCCTCAGCATGTCTTGGACAGTGACGGACGTGACCTTGTCGATGCCGGGTCCGCCGGCGGGGCCCGCGCCCGCGAGGATGAGCTTGCGTACGAGATCGGGTTCCTCGGCCGCGATGACCTGGGCGATGAAGCCTCCCATCGACAGGCCAGCTGTACAGGAACTTCTCGTGGTCCGCGGTGACGGGTGCTCCGCGGCTCGTTCCCGCCCTCACGTCATCGTGACGACGACCTTGCCGGCCTTTGCCCGTCCCTTTTCGACGTACTCCATCGCCTGGAGGGTTTCGTCGAACGGGAAGACGCGGTCGACGACGGGGCGGATCTTTCCGGCGTCGATGAGAGGGGTGAGTTCGCGCAGTTGGTCGCCGTTGGCCTTCATGAAAAGGAACGAGTACGTCACACCGTGGCGCTTGGCGCTGCGCCGGGTCCTGAAGCTGAGGGCGGTCATGGCCAGGCGGAGGATCGGGTTCGCGCCGAGTTCGCGGGCGAAGGCCGGGTCGGGCGGGCCCGCGACGCTGATGGCCATGCCGCCGGGCCTGAGCACGCGCAGGGACTTGGCGAGGTTCTCGCCGCCGAGGCTGTCCAGGACGACGTCGTAGCCGTCGAGGAGCTCCTCGAAGTCCTGCGTGCGGTAGTCGACGACGATGTCCGCGCCGAGGTCCTTGGCCAGGTCGACCTTGGTGGTGCTCACGGTGGTGGCCACGTGCGCGCCCAGCGCCTTGGCCAGCTGGACGGCGATGGAGCCCAGGCCGCCGGCGCCCGCGTGGACGAGGACCTTCTGGCCCGGCTGCACGTGGGCCCGCTCGACCAGGGCCTGCCATGCGGTCAGTGCGACCAGTGGGAGGGAGGCGGCCTCGGCCATGGTGAGGGTGGCGGGTTTGGGTGCCAGGTCGTTCTGGTGGACGGCGATGAGTTCGGCGAAGGTGCCGATGCGGTCCTTGTCGGGCCGGGCGTAGACCTCGTCGCCCACCGCGAACCGGGTGACGGACGGGCCGACCCGGACGACCGTCCCGGCGAGGTCGTTGCCCAGGACGAGCGGGAGACGGTAAGGCATGAACGCCTTGAAGTCCCCGTTGCGGATCCTGAGATCCAGCGGGTTGACGCCCGCCGCGTGGATCTTGACCAGAACGTCGTCGGCGCCCACCTGCGGGTCGGGTAGCTCGGCGGCGCGCATCTCTGCTTGGCCGCCGTATCTCTCGACCATGAAGGCCCTCATCGTCGTCTCCGTTCCGATTCCTGCCCGTGAGAGGGCGGGGTTTCCACTCGCCCCGGGCTTCTCCCGGTACGAGACAGTTTCTGTTGTTCTTCTGGCTACGGCGCGGGCGCGCCGCAGCCCGCAGCCGCGTTCACCCATCAGGCCACCGGCACGAGCGGGCCTCGTCCGGCGCGCCGCCCGCTCCCCAGCCGGTGCCGAAGTTCGCGGTGCCGAGTGCGTACTCGGAGACGCGCAGTCCGGTCCGGTGGCCCAAGGTCGCGTAACGCATGAGATGCCCTCGTGCGAGGGGTCGGAAGGTGGTCGCGCCGGGGTGGAGGCGTGAGCTCAGCCGGCGTTCGGCTGGGGTGCCGCAGAAAGGCTCTGCTTGACGTACCGGCTGGTCTCGTCGGCGAGGATCTCGGGCAGGCCGGTCTCGATGCCGGACAGGGCCTGGGCCGCGACGTCGGCGGCGGAGACCTTCTGATCGGCGGGTACGCCGGCGGCCATGTCGGTGTCCATGTAGCCGACGTGCAGCGCCGAGACGGTGATGCCGCGCGGTGCCAGCTCCTCGCGGGTCGCGTCGCTCAGCGCCCAGGCGGCGGCCTTGGAGGCCGCGTAGGAGCCGAGGCCGGCCGGGTGGAACCAGGACAGGGCGGACAGGACGTTGAGTACGGCGCCGCCACCGTTGCCCTCGATGACGGGGGCGAACGCGCGGGTCGCGACGAGCGGGCCGAAGAAGTTGGTCTCCATCTCCCGGCGCACCTCATCGACGTCGCCTCCGATCAGCGTCACCCCGGTGGAGATGCCCGCGTTGTTGATCAGCAGTGTCGCGTCGGACGCCACACGGGCGGCCTCCTGTATCGACGCCTCGTCCGTGACGTCCAGTCGCAGCGGGATGACGCCGGGGACATCGACCGTCTCCGGGCGTCGGGCCGCGCCGTACACCTTCGCGCCGCGCTCGACGAGCTGGGCGGCCAGGTGCCGCCCGAGCCCCCGGTTGGCGCCGGTGACGACCGCGACCGTGTTCTTCAGTTCCATACCTGCTCCTGGTGCCGGCGGGCGCCGGCGGCAGCCCGCAACAAATTAGATTATGCACCCAATCTAAACATGGGTTTATGATAGATGC
This genomic interval from Streptomyces sp. NBC_00464 contains the following:
- a CDS encoding LURP-one-related/scramblase family protein encodes the protein MFQERKDRRHANRAFDHGEGVTRFRMRQKMISIGDDYWIDDEAGDHQYKVNGKALRARRTYHIEDRDGRRVATVQSRPLRIKDSMAIEDADGRRVAIVKKAVIGPLRDRWRIKQEDGEDLRVVGNILDHEYTIERDGYKVAEVSKKWFRVRDTYGLDVGPDADPATVLAAAVAIDAMAHPGD
- a CDS encoding integrase core domain-containing protein — protein: MRSRAAPTRPSLLGSARPSSLWDEAGATASVGSVADSYDNAMAEALNGSLEAESIEHHGPWRDADQVERAAVQCVGWYNTERLRSALDYLPPEEFEAQHHRSQATTNSA
- a CDS encoding NACHT domain-containing protein: MPTRRTGAIVLGLFLAGVCGALAIARVTGSGVASAAAGLLPTLAGTYLAWAAFRADRVEAATGRGLEQIADELAVAVRRQWEAETRVRRLNDPYPLAVSWKPAAGELVEEWRHITSAAAAWPSGLHSDPGAWASDPHALAGTDGAIDNVLESVPTGRLVVLGAPGSGKTILLVRLVLSLLERRPLGGAVPILFSLSTWNPSEQDLESWMCEQLLQDYPALRAPGHGFLERMNWAQALITHRLLLPVLDGLDEIPAAVRPAALSQVNAALSPGGRIVLSSREHEFREALAPTTSVPSKLSGVAGVALQPVDHEVTDEYLLRDSGGSGTAAAARWAPVISHLSNDDTALAQALSTPLMLFLARTLYNPRPGEQTGSLPNPAELCDMTRFPTVSSIQQYLFDAFIPAAYRPHPDPRKRPRWQAADAQRWLAFLGAHLESRLQGTTDFAWWHLRHSAPRSLVGLLMGATSGLVGALVAGFGANIGIGFGAGLGSGILLGFLVALPVRRVSGSGRGALSGLAGGLAGGLLGGLLSGLASFLDIGFAVGPAGGIAAGLGVGLAVGPASGPKGGLVGGTVGGATAGLMSGIGPGLPSGIINGVGIGLAAGLTAWLTGRSEPAQRLHWSPVGAAGGLAVGCALALAAGLVAGLAAGGMVGLVTGVVGTLIAGLTGVPTDLTAAGDPNAVLRRDVRTFALIFLGMALAVGTVVDLVTGLAVTTELQLATDPAVLLTAGLAPGAAMGVISGLAIAFTQAAGGTFRLAHYWLALRGRLPWRLMQFLADAHEHRGVLRQVGAVYQFRHAELQRRMAGAGG
- a CDS encoding VOC family protein, whose translation is MSTIQPVILTADQDVLLGFYTKLFGAVEIFRVPEEGPAFYRGLRIGDTDLGLVTKADPGAGAAPRILLSIGVDDVDETLARVEALGGSVGGGPKDMPWGQRVAHIKDPDGNPVNLTQPIPAR
- a CDS encoding NADP-dependent oxidoreductase, translated to MRAFMVERYGGQAEMRAAELPDPQVGADDVLVKIHAAGVNPLDLRIRNGDFKAFMPYRLPLVLGNDLAGTVVRVGPSVTRFAVGDEVYARPDKDRIGTFAELIAVHQNDLAPKPATLTMAEAASLPLVALTAWQALVERAHVQPGQKVLVHAGAGGLGSIAVQLAKALGAHVATTVSTTKVDLAKDLGADIVVDYRTQDFEELLDGYDVVLDSLGGENLAKSLRVLRPGGMAISVAGPPDPAFARELGANPILRLAMTALSFRTRRSAKRHGVTYSFLFMKANGDQLRELTPLIDAGKIRPVVDRVFPFDETLQAMEYVEKGRAKAGKVVVTMT
- a CDS encoding SDR family oxidoreductase is translated as MELKNTVAVVTGANRGLGRHLAAQLVERGAKVYGAARRPETVDVPGVIPLRLDVTDEASIQEAARVASDATLLINNAGISTGVTLIGGDVDEVRREMETNFFGPLVATRAFAPVIEGNGGGAVLNVLSALSWFHPAGLGSYAASKAAAWALSDATREELAPRGITVSALHVGYMDTDMAAGVPADQKVSAADVAAQALSGIETGLPEILADETSRYVKQSLSAAPQPNAG